A single region of the Candidatus Protochlamydia amoebophila UWE25 genome encodes:
- a CDS encoding cation:proton antiporter, protein MELFLFTDLLILFAISIIILLVGYRFNIPPVVCFLLTGMLAGPHGLAFVQESKDVEMLAQLGIVLLLFGIGMEFSIKKLFQIKRLFFLGGSLQVGLTILFTYILTQLMQLPWKESIFIGCLISMSSTAIVVRLLDQKGESLSPQGKLSISILIFQDLIAIPMILFIPMLSGNMEEKQFQIEWTVFKPFMVGMLILVAVFFSAQRIVPRLLLQVARTRNKDLFLLSVLTLCFGVAWLTSTLGLSLTIGAFLAGLIISESEYSHEAVGHIFPLQTLFISFFFVSIGMLLNIDFFIHHLFTILALATLVIILKIFVTGLTTLMIGLPMRTAILTGLMLSQVGEFSFVLANAGMPFRLLTDYEYQLFLSISLVSLAISPILISFSPKIVSFICSLPLPQKLLSGLREQRKSDDRSLSNHVIIVGFGISGKNLARSSKLANIPYTILEMNPDIVREQRTLNEPIYFGDATHLTVLEHSHIHKAKAIAVLVNDPIAARRIVKIARESNPTIYIVVRTRYMREMLLMHKLGADEVIPDELGTSVEIFSRVLKQYYIPDEEIHQLVTEVRADGYKMLRDQQAPLTNLSEVKLNLSNVEMGTFRLHENSPLVGMLLSESNLRKKHGMTVLLIRREKAVISNPSPDTQLLANDVLVVVGEKTPLKQALELFGKLEKQSTIN, encoded by the coding sequence ATGGAATTATTTCTATTTACAGATTTATTAATTCTGTTTGCTATATCGATTATTATCCTTCTAGTGGGTTATCGATTTAACATTCCTCCTGTTGTTTGTTTTCTTTTAACAGGTATGTTAGCAGGCCCGCACGGATTAGCCTTCGTGCAAGAAAGTAAAGATGTAGAAATGTTAGCTCAATTGGGAATCGTTCTCCTTTTGTTTGGAATTGGAATGGAGTTTTCCATTAAAAAACTTTTTCAGATTAAACGGCTCTTTTTTTTAGGAGGTTCTCTACAAGTTGGCTTAACCATTCTATTTACTTATATTTTAACCCAGCTCATGCAATTGCCATGGAAAGAATCTATCTTTATCGGCTGTTTAATATCTATGAGCAGCACAGCAATTGTTGTTAGACTTTTAGATCAAAAAGGGGAGAGCTTAAGTCCTCAGGGTAAACTTTCCATCTCGATTCTGATTTTTCAAGATTTGATTGCAATTCCAATGATTTTGTTTATTCCTATGCTTTCTGGAAATATGGAAGAAAAACAATTTCAAATAGAGTGGACAGTTTTTAAACCTTTTATGGTAGGAATGTTAATTTTAGTTGCTGTCTTTTTTAGTGCGCAACGGATCGTCCCTCGTTTATTACTACAAGTGGCGAGAACGCGAAATAAAGATCTCTTTTTATTAAGTGTATTAACTCTTTGCTTTGGTGTTGCATGGCTGACGTCAACCTTAGGACTTTCCTTAACGATCGGTGCATTTTTAGCTGGTTTAATTATTTCTGAATCAGAGTATAGCCATGAAGCTGTGGGTCATATCTTTCCTTTGCAAACGCTTTTCATTAGCTTCTTTTTTGTTTCCATAGGCATGTTGTTAAATATCGATTTTTTCATCCATCATTTATTTACTATTCTAGCTTTAGCTACCCTCGTCATTATTTTAAAGATTTTCGTGACAGGATTAACAACATTGATGATTGGTTTACCCATGCGAACAGCTATTTTAACAGGTTTAATGCTAAGTCAAGTTGGAGAATTTTCTTTTGTCTTAGCAAACGCTGGAATGCCTTTTAGACTCCTAACGGATTATGAATACCAACTCTTTTTATCAATTTCACTTGTTTCTCTTGCTATTAGTCCAATTTTGATTTCTTTTTCTCCAAAAATTGTTAGTTTCATCTGTTCTTTACCTTTACCACAAAAATTACTTTCAGGGCTAAGAGAACAACGAAAAAGTGATGATAGGTCACTCAGTAATCACGTGATTATTGTTGGGTTTGGGATCAGTGGGAAAAATCTAGCGCGTTCAAGCAAATTAGCAAATATTCCTTATACAATACTAGAAATGAACCCAGATATTGTCAGGGAACAACGGACACTTAATGAACCAATTTATTTTGGTGATGCGACACATCTAACTGTCTTAGAACACTCCCACATTCATAAAGCCAAAGCAATTGCTGTTTTAGTTAATGATCCTATTGCAGCAAGACGAATTGTTAAAATTGCACGAGAATCTAATCCAACCATTTACATTGTTGTAAGAACGCGTTACATGCGAGAAATGCTGTTAATGCATAAATTAGGTGCTGATGAAGTAATTCCTGATGAATTGGGAACTTCTGTAGAAATTTTTTCTCGTGTATTAAAACAATACTATATCCCAGATGAAGAAATCCATCAACTTGTCACAGAGGTTCGAGCAGATGGATACAAAATGTTACGCGATCAACAAGCTCCTTTAACAAATTTATCAGAAGTTAAGCTAAATTTATCAAACGTTGAAATGGGAACTTTCCGTTTACACGAAAATTCTCCCCTGGTTGGGATGCTTTTATCTGAATCAAATTTACGTAAAAAACACGGAATGACGGTTTTATTAATTAGGCGCGAAAAAGCTGTTATTTCTAACCCCTCTCCGGATACTCAATTACTCGCTAATGATGTTTTAGTTGTTGTGGGTGAAAAGACGCCTTTAAAGCAAGCACTAGAATTATTTGGAAAATTAGAAAAACAATCGACTATTAATTAA
- a CDS encoding DoxX family protein, with translation MFKERAKAYQKLITFATNLKSPILMLCRLYWGTLFLLAGWGKLTHMDPFISLLTQFDFPAPYFFAYLAACTEFFGGICLILGLASRVAAIPLIITMLIAYATAHQESLKSIFRNPTEFVAESPFNFLLISLFVFAFGPGRFSIDYLIEKYLLENK, from the coding sequence ATGTTTAAAGAACGAGCTAAAGCCTACCAAAAGCTTATCACCTTTGCAACGAATTTAAAATCTCCGATTCTAATGCTTTGTCGGCTATATTGGGGAACGTTATTTTTGTTAGCAGGATGGGGAAAATTAACTCATATGGATCCCTTTATCAGTTTATTAACCCAATTTGATTTCCCAGCTCCTTATTTTTTTGCTTATTTGGCCGCTTGTACGGAATTTTTTGGAGGGATTTGTTTAATCTTAGGATTGGCTTCTCGAGTTGCTGCAATCCCTTTAATCATCACTATGTTAATAGCTTATGCAACTGCACATCAGGAATCGTTAAAATCTATCTTTAGAAATCCAACTGAATTTGTAGCTGAAAGTCCTTTCAACTTTCTTCTCATCTCTTTATTTGTTTTTGCTTTTGGTCCAGGTCGCTTTTCAATTGATTATTTAATTGAAAAATACCTTCTTGAAAATAAGTAA
- a CDS encoding c-type cytochrome: MIKSISFILAILLGISLFWAIKHKAREIECYDRCSFKHGLALTQAHTIYSVDLQDPEQAPLDIRDSVMRGYRLIMNTPHYAPEYVKNQLSCTNCHFLGGDTLGGKNGGIALIGVTTSYPRFSKRDNREISIEERIDNCFQRSMNGVSLPKNSQHMKDIVTYLQWISKEVEHIKDIPWLGLKFLKSEYKGNSQKGEKLYISYCASCHKENGEGGATLTALEGKSIPPLWGPQSFNDGAGMTRLDMLSSFIYWNMPYQDASLPEDEAIDIAAYIIKQKRPQFQRS, from the coding sequence ATGATTAAATCTATCTCTTTCATCTTAGCAATTCTTTTAGGAATTAGCCTTTTCTGGGCTATTAAGCATAAAGCTCGTGAGATTGAATGTTATGATCGCTGCTCATTTAAACATGGACTTGCTTTGACTCAAGCTCATACAATTTATAGTGTAGATTTGCAAGATCCCGAACAAGCCCCTTTAGATATTCGAGATAGTGTCATGAGAGGATATCGACTCATCATGAATACACCACACTATGCGCCTGAGTATGTGAAAAATCAACTTTCTTGTACAAACTGTCATTTTTTGGGGGGAGACACTTTAGGAGGAAAAAATGGCGGAATTGCATTGATCGGAGTCACAACCAGCTATCCCCGTTTTTCTAAACGGGACAATAGAGAAATCAGCATTGAAGAGCGTATTGACAACTGTTTTCAAAGAAGTATGAACGGAGTTTCTCTTCCTAAAAATTCTCAACATATGAAAGATATAGTCACTTATTTACAATGGATTTCGAAAGAAGTTGAACATATTAAAGATATTCCCTGGCTAGGTCTAAAATTCTTAAAAAGTGAATATAAAGGAAATTCTCAGAAAGGGGAAAAATTATATATTTCTTATTGTGCATCTTGTCATAAAGAAAATGGAGAGGGGGGAGCTACATTAACGGCATTAGAAGGAAAAAGCATTCCCCCTTTATGGGGTCCTCAGTCATTTAATGATGGAGCTGGAATGACGCGATTAGATATGCTTTCTTCATTTATTTATTGGAACATGCCTTATCAAGATGCTTCTTTACCAGAAGACGAAGCAATTGACATTGCTGCGTATATTATTAAGCAAAAGAGACCTCAATTTCAAAGATCTTAA
- a CDS encoding cation diffusion facilitator family transporter, translating to MAKFPKPVFLPADVYLKRAQRSQLILRSAKLGIKIRLAIIVFELFGVALINSSTLFLDAISGLMDVLSTIFLIICIKLARKPPDEDHPFGHGRYEPLGGLLIGLILIFIGAIMLFQQVNGFIQEAPQPFLHPWAWIFPATAMILLEICYQLIFRTAKNENSPALAADAVHYRIDGLTSLLATLTLIAAALVPEWSGIVDHIGAILIALFMIGLGVFAARENFNQLTDKVPNQEFFKTVKKAAHEVEGVQATEKIRIQLYGPDAHVDIDVEVEPKLTVDFAHQISQQVRAAIQKAWPAVRDVTVHIEPYYPGDH from the coding sequence ATGGCAAAATTTCCCAAACCCGTTTTTCTTCCAGCGGATGTTTATCTCAAAAGAGCTCAACGCAGTCAACTTATTCTTCGATCTGCTAAATTGGGAATAAAAATACGACTAGCTATTATTGTTTTTGAACTTTTTGGTGTAGCGTTGATCAATAGCTCTACTCTTTTCTTAGATGCTATTTCCGGTTTAATGGATGTTCTATCGACTATTTTTTTGATTATATGCATAAAATTAGCTCGTAAACCACCTGATGAAGATCATCCTTTTGGACATGGTCGCTATGAACCTTTAGGTGGTCTTTTAATTGGCTTAATTTTAATTTTTATTGGAGCCATTATGTTGTTCCAACAAGTCAATGGATTTATTCAGGAAGCTCCTCAACCTTTTTTACATCCCTGGGCTTGGATTTTTCCTGCTACAGCTATGATTCTTTTAGAAATTTGTTATCAGTTAATTTTTAGAACGGCAAAAAACGAAAATAGTCCAGCTCTAGCTGCAGACGCGGTCCATTATCGAATAGATGGGTTAACAAGCCTATTGGCAACTTTAACATTAATTGCAGCTGCCTTGGTTCCTGAATGGAGCGGAATCGTTGACCATATAGGAGCTATTCTGATTGCTTTATTTATGATAGGTCTTGGGGTTTTTGCTGCACGTGAAAACTTTAATCAACTAACAGATAAAGTCCCTAATCAAGAGTTTTTTAAAACCGTCAAAAAAGCTGCGCATGAAGTAGAAGGAGTGCAAGCGACAGAAAAAATTCGCATTCAACTTTATGGTCCAGACGCTCATGTGGATATCGATGTTGAAGTGGAACCAAAACTTACAGTTGATTTCGCACATCAAATTAGTCAACAAGTACGCGCAGCTATTCAAAAAGCTTGGCCAGCAGTTCGAGATGTGACTGTTCACATCGAACCTTACTATCCAGGGGATCATTAG
- a CDS encoding DUF2878 domain-containing protein gives MLLPFLDRAISTALFYGGWCWCLNDAAHNHTHYYGFWFVLFIIIYQIYRSNSRKADFLLVCFICLLGPLSDALYVQFGLINYHHSFHSIIWLPPVWIFLLWALVAVNLPLFSWLNQRWVLAAVLGAFGGPLSYFSAIRLGSISLLKPLPLTLMILGGVWLILFPCLLWLSNKFKQWFAARHSECP, from the coding sequence GTGTTGCTTCCTTTTTTAGACCGCGCGATTAGCACCGCTCTATTTTATGGGGGATGGTGTTGGTGTTTAAATGATGCCGCACATAACCACACACATTATTATGGATTTTGGTTTGTTTTATTTATCATTATTTATCAGATTTATCGATCGAATTCTCGAAAAGCAGATTTTTTGTTGGTTTGTTTTATCTGTCTCTTAGGACCTTTGTCAGATGCCTTATATGTTCAATTTGGTTTAATCAATTATCATCATTCTTTTCATTCAATCATTTGGCTTCCTCCCGTGTGGATTTTCTTACTTTGGGCTCTGGTAGCTGTTAACCTTCCTCTTTTTTCTTGGCTTAATCAAAGATGGGTATTGGCAGCAGTTTTAGGTGCTTTTGGTGGCCCTCTTAGTTATTTTTCGGCTATCCGGCTCGGAAGTATCAGCTTACTTAAGCCGCTACCTTTAACTTTGATGATTCTTGGAGGTGTATGGCTTATTCTTTTTCCTTGCTTACTATGGCTGAGTAATAAATTTAAACAGTGGTTTGCAGCAAGACATTCCGAATGCCCTTAG
- a CDS encoding protease-like activity factor CPAF produces MNNFFLNTFRSCAIFVLFYASLSFASTEDIKKESMIEDLKMIKHAFDVGYAPLEWKKNYTGLNLDEELNKSIDLILSNPTLTHKDFQRIVKNFLASTKDYHVDVIFFSTETATLPFDVKGVNNRYFITWIDELKLPPSTYTIKVGDEIIEFDGRPLGDVIEELKQHGSKNSNPLTDQALAEIKLTNRLGWLGDIIPQGPVTIKVHSRSKEVPLSYQLIWDYRPELIFSPSFFLQTVESFFPNKKISVRSPCMTMMNLTHRKMMSETKRDGTLCARKSFIPTLGPRVWMFDKIDKEKEISWYAYIYKISEEEKIGYIRIPHYIGYKEESKEFGELLNYLEQKTDALVIDQVHNGGGYASFQYELASMLALNPLKTPKHQMKITQKDVLTAYQILDVIEKIQQGIDDEIEEGPIDYQHLLFLKAFYEFTIQEWDGQRTLTDPTHLEGCDWINPHSDYRYTKPILMLINELDFSGGDFMPAIMQDNQRAVLFGTRTSGAGGFVLQASFPNNNGIAAFSYTGSIAERPETLLKIENLGVTPDIVYSLTVDDLQNGYQGYKAAVNEAIQALIKKK; encoded by the coding sequence ATGAATAATTTTTTTCTTAACACTTTCAGAAGTTGCGCAATTTTTGTTTTATTCTATGCTTCATTGAGCTTTGCCTCTACAGAGGATATAAAGAAAGAATCGATGATTGAAGATCTTAAAATGATTAAGCATGCCTTCGATGTAGGGTATGCTCCTTTGGAATGGAAAAAAAATTATACAGGATTGAATTTAGACGAGGAATTGAATAAATCAATTGATCTTATTTTATCGAATCCGACCCTGACCCATAAAGATTTTCAAAGAATTGTTAAAAATTTCTTGGCTTCAACCAAAGACTATCATGTTGATGTTATTTTTTTTTCCACAGAAACTGCCACCCTTCCTTTTGATGTTAAAGGAGTCAATAATCGTTATTTTATTACATGGATCGATGAATTAAAATTACCTCCTTCTACTTATACGATTAAAGTAGGAGATGAAATCATAGAATTTGATGGTCGCCCTTTAGGCGATGTGATCGAAGAGTTAAAACAACATGGAAGTAAAAATTCTAATCCTCTAACAGATCAAGCATTGGCAGAAATTAAATTGACTAATCGATTAGGATGGCTTGGAGACATCATTCCTCAAGGACCTGTAACTATTAAAGTTCACTCTCGTTCAAAAGAAGTTCCTTTGAGCTACCAACTCATTTGGGATTATCGTCCCGAATTGATTTTTTCACCTTCTTTTTTCCTACAAACTGTGGAAAGTTTTTTTCCTAACAAAAAAATCAGTGTTAGAAGTCCTTGCATGACGATGATGAATTTGACGCATCGTAAAATGATGTCTGAAACAAAGCGGGATGGAACATTATGTGCTCGAAAAAGTTTTATTCCTACTTTAGGGCCCCGTGTTTGGATGTTTGATAAAATTGACAAAGAAAAAGAAATTTCCTGGTATGCCTATATTTATAAAATATCTGAAGAAGAAAAAATCGGATATATCCGCATTCCTCATTATATTGGTTATAAAGAAGAGAGTAAGGAGTTTGGAGAATTACTAAACTATCTAGAGCAAAAAACAGATGCTTTAGTGATCGATCAGGTGCATAATGGTGGTGGCTATGCTTCTTTCCAATATGAATTAGCTTCTATGCTTGCTTTAAATCCGCTTAAAACACCTAAACACCAAATGAAAATTACACAAAAAGATGTTTTGACTGCTTATCAAATTTTAGACGTAATTGAAAAAATTCAACAAGGAATAGATGATGAGATAGAAGAAGGTCCTATTGATTATCAACATTTATTATTTCTCAAAGCTTTCTATGAATTTACAATCCAAGAATGGGACGGGCAGCGAACTTTAACCGATCCAACGCATCTAGAAGGGTGTGACTGGATTAATCCTCATTCTGATTATCGTTATACAAAGCCTATTTTAATGTTGATCAATGAACTCGACTTTTCAGGTGGCGACTTCATGCCAGCTATCATGCAAGATAATCAAAGAGCTGTTCTTTTTGGAACGCGTACATCTGGCGCAGGTGGATTTGTTTTACAGGCCAGTTTTCCAAATAATAATGGAATTGCTGCATTTTCCTATACGGGTTCTATTGCAGAAAGACCCGAAACTTTATTAAAAATAGAAAATTTGGGTGTCACTCCAGATATTGTTTATTCATTAACTGTTGATGACTTGCAAAATGGTTATCAAGGTTATAAAGCCGCAGTCAATGAAGCTATACAAGCATTGATTAAGAAAAAATAA
- a CDS encoding glycosyltransferase, translating to MKIFHHSKRIFILLKDCIYPLFNYLRQGYRSNLLKVHWASFAKHSFRHLQSLGAALNKECRDLGDLQGPRIKKLRQLTIGLHTLMSSSEPSFSYSILIPVSDSLRKNCFCKALFSALQQTAPNFEILVGYNKEQQTKEIETLIKGYQNEYPQLIKTFSFSDHSLTQILNSLAQFAEGNFLFVLDPEDWIRPDFFFRCEQFLRLIKEKENGCIYTDEYEITENDDPIPGRLFSKPNELVFPYLFHQALGSSVLIPRQLWNRAGGMEEINKEELYWDLALRLDLAGAKFYHLPFYLYAKRCINPHFQPKAASLLFVKQLEKYSLAKKLTWSWGKGLISQTYRAIPALTAVPKVQVIIPFKNQKILTLKTIHSILKQKNVQVFVTAIDNDSQDETIASEIRKLGSEVIIVKEPFNYSRLNNIAVERTIYAKNCDYLLFLNNDVELEEDALEEMCRWIDQPMIGMVGCQLHYPNGLLQHGGIDIKRDAPANQLMWINSEKLAPKTNQKMTKIIRLVDAVTAACSLMKKTLFVEVGGFDEIWYPIAYSDTNLATKVKSKGFYCLYTPYAKGIHHESASRKFENIEDVEMSSWLDKQFFENYSLKKQSKI from the coding sequence ATGAAAATATTTCATCATTCCAAGCGCATTTTTATTTTGTTAAAAGATTGTATTTATCCTCTTTTCAATTACTTAAGACAAGGATATCGATCAAATCTGCTCAAAGTTCATTGGGCTAGTTTTGCAAAACACAGCTTCCGTCATCTTCAATCACTAGGAGCAGCTTTAAATAAAGAGTGTCGTGATTTAGGAGATTTACAGGGCCCTCGAATAAAAAAGCTTCGCCAATTGACTATTGGTCTGCATACTTTAATGTCTTCCTCTGAACCTTCATTTTCTTATTCAATTTTAATTCCTGTTTCAGATTCACTAAGAAAAAATTGTTTTTGCAAAGCTCTTTTTTCTGCTCTCCAACAAACAGCACCTAACTTCGAAATTTTGGTTGGTTATAACAAGGAGCAACAAACTAAAGAAATTGAGACACTAATTAAAGGATATCAAAATGAATATCCTCAATTAATTAAAACATTTTCATTTTCTGATCATTCTCTCACACAGATTTTAAACTCTCTAGCACAATTTGCTGAAGGGAATTTCCTTTTTGTTTTAGACCCTGAAGATTGGATTCGACCAGATTTTTTCTTCCGGTGCGAACAATTTTTAAGACTCATAAAAGAAAAGGAGAATGGGTGTATTTATACAGATGAATATGAAATCACCGAAAACGATGATCCCATTCCAGGGAGGCTCTTTTCTAAACCAAACGAATTAGTTTTTCCTTATCTTTTTCATCAAGCTTTAGGGAGCAGTGTCTTAATTCCACGTCAATTATGGAATAGAGCTGGAGGAATGGAAGAAATTAATAAAGAGGAATTATATTGGGATTTGGCTTTAAGATTAGATTTAGCTGGGGCAAAATTCTACCATCTACCTTTTTATCTATATGCGAAGCGTTGTATAAATCCCCACTTTCAACCAAAAGCAGCATCTCTTTTATTTGTCAAACAATTAGAAAAATATAGCTTAGCAAAAAAATTAACATGGTCATGGGGTAAAGGATTAATTTCCCAAACCTACCGAGCTATTCCAGCTTTAACCGCTGTTCCAAAAGTTCAAGTAATCATCCCTTTTAAAAATCAAAAAATTCTGACTTTAAAAACGATCCATAGTATTTTGAAGCAAAAAAATGTTCAAGTCTTTGTGACAGCTATTGATAACGACAGTCAAGATGAAACAATTGCTTCAGAAATTCGAAAATTGGGTAGTGAAGTAATTATTGTTAAAGAACCTTTCAACTATTCGAGATTAAATAATATTGCTGTTGAGAGAACTATTTATGCCAAGAATTGCGATTATCTTCTCTTTCTTAATAATGACGTAGAACTTGAAGAAGATGCCTTAGAGGAAATGTGCCGATGGATTGATCAACCTATGATTGGAATGGTGGGATGTCAACTGCATTATCCTAATGGGTTATTACAGCATGGGGGAATTGACATTAAACGCGATGCACCAGCTAATCAATTAATGTGGATTAACTCAGAAAAACTTGCTCCAAAAACGAATCAAAAAATGACAAAAATCATTCGTTTAGTGGATGCTGTCACCGCAGCTTGCTCACTAATGAAAAAAACTTTATTTGTAGAAGTCGGAGGATTTGATGAAATATGGTACCCGATTGCTTACAGCGATACTAATTTAGCAACTAAAGTTAAATCTAAAGGTTTTTATTGTTTATATACTCCTTATGCAAAAGGAATCCACCACGAAAGTGCTTCACGTAAATTTGAAAATATTGAAGATGTGGAAATGTCTAGCTGGCTTGATAAGCAATTTTTTGAAAATTATTCGCTGAAGAAACAATCAAAAATTTAA
- a CDS encoding DUF2937 family protein — translation MKNNKRTRHDKIDELGNLMKFWQILDKFLDRFFVVLGAFLGSQIPEFLQQYVQRLAGHVDELKYIIDQLSQLASASNKSLEQYIQKFVHSSDLDFVKQGEFMQALVTRWQNLNDSLRSLAQSSYFERPFVFLKEMNYPIAQETFYSYQAGINLTLEGLGYTAIGIIVGILLYQLISKIFKFGSQRVASFFRPRD, via the coding sequence TTGAAAAATAATAAAAGAACTAGGCATGATAAAATAGACGAATTAGGTAATTTGATGAAATTTTGGCAAATCTTGGATAAGTTTTTGGATCGTTTTTTCGTTGTTTTAGGGGCATTTTTAGGAAGTCAAATCCCTGAATTTTTGCAACAATACGTGCAGCGGTTAGCGGGTCATGTTGATGAGTTGAAATATATAATTGATCAATTAAGCCAATTAGCTTCTGCCTCTAATAAATCTTTAGAACAATATATCCAAAAATTTGTTCATAGTAGTGATTTAGATTTCGTCAAACAAGGGGAGTTCATGCAGGCATTAGTCACTCGTTGGCAAAACCTCAATGATAGTTTAAGAAGTTTGGCTCAAAGCTCTTATTTTGAACGCCCATTTGTTTTCCTAAAAGAAATGAATTACCCTATTGCTCAAGAAACCTTTTATTCTTATCAAGCAGGTATTAATTTGACATTGGAAGGCTTGGGCTATACGGCAATCGGAATTATAGTAGGGATTTTATTGTATCAATTGATATCAAAAATTTTTAAATTTGGATCACAACGTGTTGCTTCCTTTTTTAGACCGCGCGATTAG
- a CDS encoding glycosyltransferase, with product MSTILIYTPNVVHSKMAGPAIRCWELAKALSSSHHVILVIPNQTEMQGEGFQIIAKQSSELKQWIKKAKILIAQNLTISMAWHAKKNGIKIIIDAYDPLPLEILELFKNDIVAKRKESLNSSLNQLIFNFKMTDGILCASEKQRDLWIGFLLSQKLITLSRYDQDKGLRQFIDVVPFGLPNKIAKKDGPGLKEKYSFNSKDKILLWGGGIWNWFDPLTLIKAVKKLSMTRSDIKLVFLGIKNPDPSVPEMEMASKAIKLAEELNILDRHVFFNHDWIPYNERHNSFLDATIGVSTHFDHLETRYSFRTRMLDYIWTELPILATEGDSFAELIEQNKLGITISYNDEESLINAITLMVDHPDLIAEFQNQLRSIRPLFYWNKIIEPINHMIANFDKTPNPSMNFEVIKILTTFVIHQVYEKGFKNTAKIILRKMFNKWR from the coding sequence ATGTCAACAATTCTCATTTACACACCTAACGTTGTTCATTCAAAAATGGCAGGGCCTGCAATTCGTTGTTGGGAGCTTGCGAAAGCTTTAAGTTCATCTCATCATGTTATTTTAGTTATTCCTAATCAAACAGAAATGCAAGGAGAAGGATTTCAAATTATTGCAAAACAAAGCTCTGAATTAAAGCAGTGGATTAAAAAGGCAAAAATATTAATTGCACAAAATTTAACTATATCCATGGCATGGCATGCTAAGAAAAACGGAATTAAAATTATTATCGATGCTTATGATCCCCTACCCCTAGAAATTTTAGAACTTTTTAAAAACGATATCGTTGCCAAAAGAAAAGAAAGTTTAAACTCTTCTCTTAATCAACTTATTTTTAACTTTAAAATGACCGACGGAATTCTTTGTGCAAGCGAAAAACAAAGAGATTTATGGATAGGATTTTTACTAAGCCAAAAATTAATTACGCTTTCTCGCTATGATCAAGATAAAGGCTTAAGGCAATTTATTGATGTCGTCCCTTTTGGCCTTCCAAACAAAATAGCTAAAAAGGATGGACCAGGGCTTAAAGAAAAATATTCCTTTAATTCTAAAGATAAAATTCTTTTATGGGGAGGAGGAATTTGGAATTGGTTTGACCCATTAACCCTTATCAAAGCTGTCAAAAAACTTAGCATGACAAGATCGGATATCAAGCTTGTTTTCCTGGGAATTAAGAATCCGGATCCTTCAGTTCCTGAAATGGAGATGGCTTCAAAAGCTATTAAACTTGCTGAAGAATTAAATATTTTAGATCGTCATGTATTTTTTAACCATGACTGGATTCCTTATAATGAAAGACATAATAGTTTTTTGGACGCCACAATTGGTGTTTCTACTCACTTTGACCATTTAGAAACCCGATATTCTTTTCGAACAAGAATGTTAGATTATATTTGGACTGAACTTCCCATTTTAGCGACCGAAGGTGACTCTTTTGCGGAATTGATTGAACAAAATAAACTGGGAATTACGATTTCTTATAACGATGAGGAATCTTTAATAAATGCCATTACCTTAATGGTTGATCACCCAGATTTAATAGCCGAATTTCAAAATCAATTAAGATCTATTCGTCCTTTGTTTTATTGGAACAAAATTATTGAACCGATCAACCATATGATAGCGAATTTTGATAAGACGCCTAATCCATCCATGAATTTTGAAGTGATCAAAATATTGACAACTTTTGTTATCCATCAAGTTTATGAAAAAGGCTTTAAAAATACAGCCAAAATTATTTTAAGGAAAATGTTCAATAAATGGAGATAG